Proteins from a genomic interval of Zingiber officinale cultivar Zhangliang chromosome 1B, Zo_v1.1, whole genome shotgun sequence:
- the LOC121981116 gene encoding putative glucose-6-phosphate 1-epimerase, producing MEERDMVGEKPSVELCKGVNGLDKIVLREARGNSAEVYLFGGHVTSWKNDRGEELLFLSNKAIFRPPKAIRGGIPICFPQFSSHGNLEQHGFARNKIWSIDTDPPSLVSNSLIKTFIDLILKPTDDDFKIWPHSYEFRLRIALASGGDLILIPRIRNTNADGKPFSFTFAYHTYFSVSDISEVRIEGLETLDYFDNLKERERFTEQGDAITFEAEVDKIYLSTPDKIAIIDHEKKRTFVLRKDGLPDAVVWNPWDKRAKAIPDLGDDDYKRMLCVEAAAIEKPITLKPGEEWKGKLELSAVPSSYCSGQLDPQKVLQG from the exons ATGGAAGAACGTGACATGGTGGGGGAGAAGCCGTCGGTGGAGCTCTGCAAGGGCGTCAATGGCCTCGACAAGATCGTGCTGAGGGAGGCTCGAGGCAACTCGGCCGAG GTCTACTTATTTGGAGGCCATGTGACATCTTGGAAAAATGATCGTGGAGAGGAGCTACTTTTCCTCAGCAATAAG GCTATTTTCAGACCCCCTAAAGCTATACGTGGTGGTATCCCAATCTGTTTTCCACAG TTTTCTAGCCATGGAAATCTTGAACAACATGGATTTGCCAGGAACAAAATATGGTCTATTGACACTGATCCACCATCGTTGGTATCTAATAGCCTAATCAAGACTTTTATTGATCTAATTCTTAAGCCAACTGATGATGATTTCAAGATTTGGCCCCATAG TTATGAATTTCGCTTAAGAATTGCCTTGGCATCTGGGGGAGATCTTATCTTGATACCACGCATAAGGAATACCAATGCAGATGGAAAACCGTTCTCTTTTACATTTGCATATCACACTTATTTTTCTGTGTCTGACATCAG TGAAGTGCGGATTGAAGGTCTTGAGACCTTGGACTACTTTGACAATTTGAAGGAGAGAGAACGATTCACAGAACAAGGAGATGCAATTACTTTTGAGGCTGAA GTGGACAAAATATACTTGAGCACACCAGACAAGATTGCGATCATAGATCATGAAAAGAAACGAACATTTGTTTTGCGCAAAGATGGACTTCCAGATGCTG TGGTGTGGAACCCTTGGGATAAAAGGGCCAAAGcaattccagatcttggagatgaCGACTACAAGCGTATGCTGTGCGTCGAAGCTGCTGCCATTGAGAAGCCCATCACCTTGAAGCCTGGGGAGGAATGGAAGGGAAAGCTAGAGCTTTCTGCGGTTCCTTCCAGTTACTGCAGTGGGCAACTAGACCCTCAAAAAGTTCTTCAAGGATGA